One window of Terriglobia bacterium genomic DNA carries:
- a CDS encoding LLM class flavin-dependent oxidoreductase codes for MSPNSELRIFSTCPQSSDHSHSAYLKKVIDVARWSEAHGCEGILVYTDNRIADPWLVSQIIIENTERLSPLVAVQPIYLHPYSVAKMVSSLGFLYRRRIYLNMVAGGFVNDLSSLNDTTPHDRRYDRLIEYAQIIKKLCASGTPVSFEGEFYTISNAKLGPPPSPDLEPRFLVSGSSEAGLSAAKAIGATAVKYPKPTSEEAEAPAGGSETGIRIGIIARASEAEAWRVAMERFPETRKGQITHELAIKSSDSKWHEQLSKLAESPETPYWLGPFQNYKTFCPYLVGAYDRVAEEVSRYLELGYGTFILDIPPNAEELESIGRVFELARERVAS; via the coding sequence ATGAGTCCGAATAGTGAACTTAGAATATTTTCGACATGTCCCCAATCCAGTGATCACAGCCACTCTGCCTATCTGAAAAAAGTGATCGACGTTGCCCGCTGGAGCGAAGCGCATGGGTGCGAAGGCATCCTGGTCTATACGGACAACCGGATCGCCGATCCCTGGTTGGTTTCACAGATCATCATCGAGAATACGGAGAGGCTTTCTCCCCTCGTTGCCGTCCAGCCCATTTACCTGCACCCCTATAGCGTGGCGAAAATGGTCAGTTCGCTGGGTTTTCTGTATCGCCGCCGCATTTATCTCAATATGGTAGCCGGCGGTTTCGTGAACGACTTGAGCAGCCTCAATGACACCACGCCCCATGACAGACGCTATGATCGTCTGATCGAGTACGCTCAGATCATCAAAAAACTCTGCGCATCCGGCACACCGGTCAGCTTTGAAGGCGAGTTTTACACGATCAGCAACGCCAAGTTGGGACCACCGCCGTCTCCGGATTTAGAACCTCGATTTCTGGTTTCAGGTTCGTCGGAGGCCGGACTGTCCGCTGCCAAAGCGATCGGTGCCACGGCAGTGAAATATCCGAAGCCTACTTCGGAAGAAGCTGAAGCGCCGGCCGGCGGCTCGGAAACGGGTATCCGGATCGGGATCATCGCGCGGGCAAGCGAAGCCGAAGCCTGGCGGGTTGCGATGGAGCGGTTCCCGGAAACGCGGAAAGGACAGATCACCCACGAGCTTGCAATAAAGTCTTCGGATTCGAAATGGCATGAACAACTGTCGAAGCTTGCCGAATCTCCGGAAACTCCCTACTGGCTGGGTCCGTTTCAAAACTACAAAACCTTCTGTCCTTATCTGGTGGGCGCCTACGATCGCGTAGCCGAAGAGGTCTCGCGCTATCTGGAACTGGGATACGGAACGTTTATCCTGGATATTCCGCCAAACGCCGAGGAGCTCGAGAGCATCGGCAGGGTATTCGAACTTGCCAGAGAGCGGGTCGCATCATGA
- a CDS encoding carbamoyltransferase C-terminal domain-containing protein: MAPRLPSPFRLGAEKDGFLNILGISGLPHSANYKMSHGSPEPGELRIRQGLDAAATLVVDGQIVAAAAEERFTGEKQTGSFPSGAINYCLFEGGLHIGQIDEIAHGFEFSPYEQISRLDPVSAERYDAVYSRAALLNDVQHHLPGFPAHKVHHVPHHLAHAASAYFTSGWDECLVAVVDGMGEVDSATIYHARGGKLKKLQSIAALHSIGILYSLITLHLGFDFNGDEYKIMGLAPYGCPQKFRPFFEKTVEFLPNGAIRIPLLSINRTGEERDNYRASRRFLDKELGPRRRGDEDVTAHHRDIAAALQECLERTMQHICGYFQKKTSLRRLALAGGVALNCTSNGSLVRSGLFDEIYVQPAAGDDGTALGAALHRAAVHGEIRNHRLPVPFFGPASSSTEIASALAEYQDSINVTQFPDLAAVSSEAARWIAGGKVIAWHRGRMEFGPRALGNRSILADPSHPEMRDRINAMVKKREAFRPFAPAVSLEQAHVWFEMPAGTHQPYMITTVNVREAHRQTLPAITHVNGSARVQTVSEGDNPDFHILLKEVGKITGREMLLNTSFNVKGQPMVNTAREAIATFLGTGIQALFLENHLVTKRNNPD, translated from the coding sequence ATGGCGCCTCGATTGCCTTCCCCATTCCGTCTCGGAGCGGAGAAGGACGGTTTCTTGAACATCCTCGGAATCAGCGGCCTGCCACATTCAGCCAACTACAAGATGAGTCATGGAAGTCCCGAGCCCGGCGAACTTCGCATTCGTCAGGGCCTCGATGCGGCAGCGACCCTGGTCGTCGACGGGCAGATCGTCGCGGCAGCTGCGGAAGAGCGCTTTACAGGCGAAAAGCAGACCGGTTCCTTCCCGTCCGGCGCAATAAATTATTGTCTGTTCGAGGGCGGCCTGCACATCGGCCAGATCGATGAAATCGCGCATGGTTTCGAGTTCTCGCCTTATGAACAAATCTCGCGGCTCGATCCGGTTTCGGCGGAACGTTACGATGCCGTTTACTCGCGGGCCGCGCTTCTCAACGATGTCCAACATCATTTACCCGGATTTCCGGCGCATAAAGTCCATCATGTGCCTCACCACCTCGCTCACGCAGCCAGCGCTTATTTCACTTCGGGATGGGACGAATGCCTGGTGGCCGTCGTCGACGGCATGGGAGAAGTGGACAGTGCGACGATCTATCACGCGCGCGGCGGGAAGCTGAAGAAGCTGCAGTCGATCGCCGCACTACACTCCATTGGAATACTCTATTCCCTGATCACGCTGCATCTCGGATTCGATTTCAACGGAGACGAGTACAAGATCATGGGGCTCGCTCCATACGGCTGCCCGCAGAAGTTCAGACCCTTCTTCGAAAAAACGGTGGAGTTTCTGCCGAACGGAGCGATCCGCATTCCGCTCCTTTCAATCAACAGGACCGGTGAAGAACGAGACAACTATCGCGCCTCCCGCCGCTTCCTCGACAAAGAGCTGGGGCCAAGGCGAAGAGGAGACGAGGACGTCACCGCGCATCATCGCGATATAGCGGCGGCCTTGCAGGAATGCCTGGAAAGAACCATGCAACACATCTGCGGTTATTTCCAGAAGAAGACCTCGTTGCGGCGCCTGGCGCTTGCCGGCGGCGTCGCCCTCAATTGCACGTCGAATGGAAGCCTTGTGCGGTCGGGCTTATTCGACGAAATCTATGTGCAGCCGGCAGCGGGCGACGACGGGACGGCCCTTGGAGCGGCATTACACCGCGCGGCAGTGCATGGTGAGATCCGGAATCACAGGCTTCCCGTTCCTTTCTTCGGCCCGGCATCATCGAGCACCGAGATTGCGAGCGCTCTTGCTGAGTACCAGGACAGCATCAACGTCACGCAATTCCCCGATCTGGCTGCTGTTTCGTCCGAAGCTGCCCGCTGGATTGCCGGCGGCAAGGTCATCGCATGGCACCGGGGACGGATGGAATTCGGTCCGCGCGCTCTCGGAAACCGCAGCATCCTGGCGGATCCTTCACATCCGGAAATGCGCGATCGCATCAATGCGATGGTAAAAAAGCGCGAGGCATTTCGTCCGTTTGCTCCTGCCGTTTCTCTCGAACAGGCACACGTCTGGTTCGAAATGCCGGCCGGAACACACCAGCCTTACATGATCACGACGGTCAATGTGCGAGAGGCGCACCGTCAAACGCTGCCGGCAATTACGCACGTCAACGGAAGCGCTCGCGTGCAAACGGTTTCTGAAGGCGATAACCCGGACTTCCACATCCTGCTGAAAGAGGTCGGGAAAATCACCGGCCGCGAAATGCTCCTCAACACAAGCTTTAATGTCAAAGGGCAGCCGATGGTCAACACTGCCCGCGAAGCAATCGCCACATTTCTCGGCACGGGAATCCAGGCATTATTTCTGGAAAACCATCTGGTGACGAAACGGAACAATCCCGACTGA
- a CDS encoding carbamoyltransferase C-terminal domain-containing protein — MTILGINTESDGFGAAVLRDGRVLAAIEQFKIRQHWSSMDKAPVPKDAILTALQAAGTDCSEVGAIALTGDVNSAEKIIPHIRKLGLNPRAMIEPVDLQTAHVTAAFAGSPFDRAAILILNCGREPGSLCLAAGDGARIEIEKIPRRYSLLGPVYSSVSSALGFQPWTCSKMAWLGATGQPEFLDVFHHMMPSDHAYAPVEELVRAVDLNRPQDAAASLQAWTNEIVTDLAEGLCRRHSLSNICVAGHLAENPFLIRELEKHFGAERVFVPPAPGRESLSIGAAWVRSRRERRFAQNLCFPYPALGPEFADPQIKEEMDNCKLVCNFFPGVDALAETVCRTLNSGGLAGWFQGRCEFGHRALGFRSILANPFTPFIDENINRFLKHRETSHPFVISVPEESASEYFDQPGANARTIASMYPVRMDKSSLLSRFVIQDECVRVHTVSSADNHPLWMLLHRMKGFTGHPLLINTSFNLPSEPLVMTPRDAIRSFYASGLDVLAIGRFLLTK; from the coding sequence ATGACAATCCTCGGAATCAACACGGAGTCTGACGGCTTTGGCGCCGCAGTCCTTCGCGACGGACGCGTGTTGGCCGCAATCGAGCAATTCAAAATCCGCCAGCACTGGTCTTCGATGGACAAAGCGCCTGTGCCGAAGGACGCCATCCTGACGGCACTCCAGGCGGCCGGAACCGATTGTTCCGAAGTCGGCGCCATCGCCCTGACCGGCGATGTGAACTCTGCCGAGAAAATCATTCCGCACATCCGGAAGCTCGGCCTGAATCCCCGCGCAATGATCGAGCCCGTTGATCTTCAGACCGCGCATGTCACAGCCGCGTTCGCGGGTTCGCCCTTTGACCGCGCCGCAATACTCATCCTGAACTGCGGCCGCGAGCCCGGCAGCCTCTGTCTTGCTGCGGGCGATGGAGCCCGGATCGAGATAGAGAAAATTCCGCGGCGTTATTCGTTGCTTGGACCCGTGTACAGCAGTGTTTCCAGTGCATTGGGCTTTCAGCCATGGACTTGCAGCAAGATGGCATGGCTGGGCGCGACCGGTCAGCCCGAATTCCTGGATGTCTTCCATCACATGATGCCATCAGACCACGCCTATGCGCCTGTGGAAGAACTGGTAAGGGCGGTCGACCTCAATCGGCCGCAAGACGCCGCTGCCAGCCTGCAGGCCTGGACCAATGAGATCGTGACGGATCTGGCCGAAGGCCTCTGCCGCCGGCATTCCCTTTCGAACATTTGTGTTGCCGGACATCTTGCAGAAAACCCATTCCTGATCCGAGAGCTGGAAAAGCATTTCGGTGCGGAGCGCGTGTTTGTTCCACCGGCTCCGGGAAGAGAAAGTCTCAGCATTGGCGCCGCATGGGTCCGTTCGCGCCGCGAAAGACGTTTTGCACAGAACTTGTGTTTTCCATACCCGGCGCTGGGACCGGAGTTTGCAGATCCTCAGATCAAAGAGGAAATGGATAACTGCAAACTGGTCTGCAATTTCTTTCCCGGCGTGGATGCGCTCGCCGAAACCGTCTGCCGGACACTGAATTCCGGCGGGTTGGCCGGCTGGTTTCAAGGCCGCTGTGAATTTGGCCACCGCGCTCTTGGATTCCGCAGCATTCTGGCAAATCCCTTCACACCCTTCATCGATGAGAACATCAATCGCTTCCTGAAGCATCGCGAGACGTCTCATCCTTTTGTCATCTCTGTTCCAGAGGAGTCTGCATCGGAATACTTCGACCAACCCGGCGCCAATGCACGGACAATCGCATCGATGTATCCGGTCCGGATGGATAAAAGCAGCCTGCTTTCAAGGTTTGTGATCCAGGATGAGTGTGTTCGCGTTCACACCGTGAGTTCAGCAGACAATCACCCGCTCTGGATGCTGTTGCACAGGATGAAGGGGTTCACCGGTCATCCGCTGCTCATCAATACTTCTTTCAATCTTCCAAGCGAACCTCTCGTTATGACGCCGCGTGACGCGATACGCAGCTTTTATGCGTCGGGCCTGGACGTACTGGCCATCGGCCGCTTTCTGCTGACGAAGTAG
- a CDS encoding serine O-acetyltransferase produces MCKVFALYKCGHTLHRWKVPVLPKLIYYFVRFFFTASVPSTAAIGRNTTFNNYGMGVVIHRRVVIGENCEISHQVTIGGRGGFYEVPVIGNDVFIGAGAKVLGPVKVGDGAIIGANAVVLSDVPAHSVAVGIPARIVKQNVQSIVGPEPRAVVAM; encoded by the coding sequence ATGTGCAAAGTTTTCGCCCTGTACAAGTGTGGGCACACCCTCCATCGCTGGAAAGTCCCGGTCCTTCCAAAGCTGATTTACTACTTCGTTCGCTTCTTCTTCACCGCCTCCGTCCCATCTACAGCAGCCATCGGCCGCAACACTACATTCAACAACTACGGAATGGGGGTAGTGATCCACCGCCGCGTTGTGATCGGCGAAAACTGCGAGATCTCTCATCAGGTCACGATTGGCGGCCGGGGCGGCTTCTATGAAGTCCCGGTCATTGGAAACGACGTTTTCATCGGCGCCGGAGCCAAAGTGCTCGGCCCTGTCAAAGTTGGAGACGGCGCCATTATCGGCGCGAATGCCGTCGTTCTGAGTGACGTGCCGGCGCACTCGGTAGCGGTGGGAATCCCCGCCCGGATCGTCAAACAGAACGTTCAATCGATCGTCGGGCCCGAACCCCGTGCAGTGGTGGCGATGTAG
- a CDS encoding glycosyltransferase translates to MIEGKDIICFSNDWDGDPLSKKHIMQRLARRNRILWVNSIGNRNPTASVHDVRRVIKKLRDFARGSKNVEQGIHVFAPLAIPFHGSAAARWINRKALQWSIQRACRRLGFTRPITWSFVPASAEVAGSLGESALVYHCVDENTGFTGTDKDAIRSLEEQLMEKSDCVFVSSDVLLGSKRRHNPNTFLVTHGVDVPHFRKACEADTPIPEEIRSLPKPVIGFFGLIADWVDLELIRFLAQSRPQWTFVLIGKVVTSLKAIEGLSNVHLLGQKPYASLPGYAKAFDIALMPFVMNELTIAANPLKIREYLAAGLPVISSAIPEAEKLKDVLKVARSHDDFLTIAEDIIQSGKTGPQLSISKQMECESWDAKVEEFSRILTMLDRGRAAA, encoded by the coding sequence ATGATTGAAGGAAAAGACATCATATGTTTCAGCAACGATTGGGATGGCGATCCGCTCAGCAAGAAACACATCATGCAGCGGCTCGCCAGGCGAAACCGGATATTATGGGTGAACTCCATCGGGAACCGGAATCCGACCGCTTCCGTCCATGACGTCCGCCGGGTCATCAAGAAACTTCGCGACTTTGCCCGGGGATCGAAAAACGTCGAGCAAGGGATTCATGTCTTCGCGCCGCTCGCCATTCCCTTTCACGGGAGCGCCGCGGCCAGATGGATCAACCGGAAAGCGCTGCAATGGAGCATTCAACGGGCATGCCGGAGACTCGGCTTCACCAGACCTATTACATGGTCGTTTGTTCCCGCCTCCGCTGAGGTTGCCGGCTCGCTTGGCGAAAGCGCGCTGGTGTATCACTGCGTCGATGAAAACACAGGGTTCACCGGCACGGACAAAGATGCGATCCGGTCGCTCGAAGAACAACTGATGGAAAAGTCGGATTGCGTCTTTGTGTCGTCCGACGTTCTTCTCGGCAGCAAGCGGCGGCACAACCCGAACACGTTTCTGGTAACCCACGGGGTCGACGTTCCCCATTTCAGAAAGGCGTGCGAAGCCGATACGCCAATCCCGGAAGAAATCCGTTCCCTCCCGAAACCGGTGATTGGTTTCTTTGGATTGATTGCAGACTGGGTCGATCTTGAACTCATTCGTTTCCTCGCGCAGTCACGGCCACAATGGACATTTGTACTTATCGGCAAAGTCGTCACGAGCCTCAAAGCGATTGAAGGATTATCGAACGTCCACCTGCTGGGCCAGAAGCCCTATGCCTCTTTACCCGGTTACGCGAAGGCCTTCGATATCGCGTTGATGCCTTTCGTCATGAATGAACTCACGATTGCCGCGAATCCGCTCAAAATCCGGGAGTATCTCGCGGCCGGACTGCCGGTCATATCGAGCGCGATCCCGGAAGCCGAGAAACTCAAAGATGTTCTCAAGGTGGCACGCTCTCATGACGACTTTCTGACGATTGCCGAAGACATCATCCAATCGGGAAAGACCGGGCCCCAGCTGTCCATCTCGAAACAAATGGAGTGCGAATCATGGGACGCCAAGGTTGAAGAGTTCAGCCGGATTCTGACGATGCTGGACCGGGGCAGGGCGGCGGCATAG
- a CDS encoding glycosyltransferase translates to MPAATPILKFLTKFAVGGTERQFVYLAEGLDRLRFEIRVGCLSREGEFLKKIEALNIPVTEYPINSLYSPRMLRGQWRLARDLRRQHVQLVHAYGFYPNVFSIPAARFAGCVAVASVRDTGVFSSQVALKTLSQKTACRLADHIIANSSAVKGWLTGLGLNENHIDVIPNGIALDGPPRRSLAFPIRRELGISTEAPVIAVVSRLNPRKGIEYFLHAAVTVADRFPAARFLIVGGSADPAYKSSLEKLAGDLKLERKVKFTGERNDVRELLSEVTLAVLPSLSEGLSNSLLEAMAAGIPVVSTNVGGNPEVVQDDKTGFLVGAADPQALSDGIARIIESPDLGRQFGEAGYQRAAAHFSLRSTVQKTEDLYTALLEQRMWRHARLARAS, encoded by the coding sequence ATGCCGGCCGCAACTCCCATCTTGAAATTCCTGACGAAGTTCGCGGTCGGCGGCACAGAACGGCAATTCGTATATCTCGCCGAAGGCCTCGACCGTCTGCGCTTCGAGATTCGGGTCGGCTGTCTCTCACGAGAAGGAGAGTTCTTAAAGAAGATTGAAGCCCTGAACATCCCGGTCACGGAATATCCGATCAACAGCCTCTACAGCCCCCGAATGCTTCGCGGTCAATGGCGGCTCGCCCGGGACCTGCGCCGCCAGCACGTGCAGCTCGTTCACGCGTATGGGTTTTACCCGAACGTCTTCAGCATTCCGGCCGCGCGTTTCGCGGGATGTGTCGCCGTTGCATCCGTCCGGGACACCGGGGTTTTCTCGAGTCAGGTCGCACTGAAAACACTTTCTCAGAAAACTGCCTGCCGTCTGGCGGATCACATCATCGCAAATAGCTCGGCGGTGAAAGGTTGGCTTACCGGTCTCGGCTTGAACGAAAATCACATCGACGTTATTCCGAACGGCATCGCCCTTGACGGACCACCGCGGCGGTCGCTCGCGTTTCCAATCCGCCGGGAACTTGGAATCTCGACTGAAGCGCCTGTCATAGCGGTCGTATCGCGGCTGAATCCCAGGAAGGGCATCGAATATTTTTTGCACGCAGCTGTGACGGTCGCCGATCGTTTTCCGGCAGCGCGGTTTTTGATCGTCGGGGGATCCGCCGATCCGGCATACAAATCGTCTTTAGAAAAACTGGCGGGAGATTTGAAGCTGGAGAGGAAAGTGAAGTTCACCGGGGAACGAAACGATGTGAGAGAACTTCTCAGTGAAGTCACTTTGGCTGTCCTGCCTTCTCTCAGCGAAGGATTGTCGAATTCTCTCCTGGAGGCAATGGCGGCCGGCATCCCGGTGGTCTCAACGAATGTCGGCGGCAATCCTGAGGTCGTTCAAGACGACAAAACCGGGTTCCTGGTGGGAGCGGCCGATCCGCAAGCGCTCAGTGATGGGATCGCCCGCATTATCGAATCTCCGGACCTGGGCCGCCAATTTGGCGAAGCAGGTTATCAACGCGCCGCGGCCCACTTCTCGCTGCGGTCCACTGTGCAAAAAACCGAGGATCTGTACACCGCGCTACTCGAACAACGAATGTGGCGGCACGCACGCCTCGCCCGGGCTTCGTGA
- a CDS encoding DegQ family serine endoprotease, producing the protein MHNRIQTPTWIAASALGLALLVGGLTGKVVHSSSEEPIYTVGPETRAQVVFDQGFSPVVKATAPAVVNISSSRVVKTGEGGGPQGTMDEQFLRKFFGDDFLRQFKVPRERRERSLGSGVIINSNGYIITNSHVVDGSTDVKVSLSDNREMPGQIVGTDPGTDVAVVKIKADHLSVLPFADSSKVQVGDIALALGNPFGLGRTVTMGIVSALGRGGLGIEDYEDFIQTDASINPGNSGGPLVNIRGELVGLNTAILSPSGGNLGIGFAVPSNMVRSVVDQIITTGKVTRGYLGVSVQDVTPEIAQAMKLGETRGALVGDIDPKGPAAGAGLQQGDVIVEANGKAIEDQRELRLMVSAMAPGSQITMRVRHEDQTRNVTLTLGEMPVKQTASAEQEQKPRQKPTAPDSGQPRMGVAISDLTPDIIQHLQLPAKTTGVVIADVQEGSPAAEAGLEMGDVIQQMDRKAVNNVEEFRTGLSAHTSDQPVLLLVNREGHTLFVAVEPR; encoded by the coding sequence ATGCATAACCGCATACAGACACCAACCTGGATCGCTGCATCGGCGCTGGGTTTGGCGCTATTGGTGGGCGGACTTACAGGCAAGGTGGTCCACAGCAGCAGCGAGGAGCCCATTTATACTGTCGGGCCTGAGACCCGCGCACAGGTCGTGTTCGATCAGGGATTTTCGCCCGTGGTGAAGGCCACGGCTCCAGCCGTCGTAAATATTTCGTCTTCACGAGTCGTAAAAACAGGGGAGGGCGGCGGCCCGCAAGGGACGATGGATGAGCAGTTTCTCCGCAAATTCTTCGGCGATGACTTCCTGCGGCAGTTCAAGGTGCCTCGTGAAAGACGGGAACGCAGTCTCGGATCAGGGGTGATCATCAATTCCAACGGCTATATCATCACAAACAGTCACGTCGTCGACGGCTCAACGGACGTGAAGGTTTCCTTGTCGGACAATCGAGAGATGCCGGGACAGATTGTGGGTACCGATCCTGGAACTGACGTAGCCGTCGTCAAAATCAAAGCCGATCATTTATCCGTTCTACCGTTTGCCGATTCCAGCAAGGTTCAGGTCGGCGACATCGCACTCGCGCTCGGAAATCCGTTCGGACTCGGCCGCACCGTGACGATGGGCATCGTCAGCGCATTAGGAAGGGGCGGACTCGGAATCGAGGACTATGAAGACTTCATTCAAACCGACGCCTCCATCAATCCCGGCAACTCCGGGGGCCCGCTGGTGAACATTCGCGGCGAGCTGGTCGGTCTGAATACGGCGATTCTGAGTCCGAGCGGCGGCAATCTCGGCATCGGATTCGCTGTGCCGAGCAACATGGTCCGCAGCGTGGTGGATCAAATCATCACGACGGGCAAAGTGACTCGCGGATATCTCGGCGTCAGCGTACAGGACGTTACGCCGGAAATCGCGCAGGCCATGAAACTGGGAGAAACGCGCGGCGCGCTGGTCGGCGACATCGATCCTAAAGGACCGGCTGCAGGTGCGGGTCTGCAGCAGGGTGACGTCATCGTTGAGGCGAACGGTAAGGCGATCGAAGATCAGCGTGAGTTGCGCCTGATGGTCAGCGCAATGGCGCCGGGATCACAAATCACGATGCGCGTCCGTCACGAGGATCAAACCCGTAACGTCACTCTCACTCTTGGTGAAATGCCGGTGAAACAAACGGCTTCGGCTGAGCAGGAACAAAAACCAAGGCAGAAGCCAACCGCGCCCGATTCCGGCCAACCGCGCATGGGCGTCGCTATCAGCGATCTGACGCCGGATATCATCCAACACCTGCAACTGCCGGCTAAAACAACCGGCGTGGTGATCGCAGATGTTCAGGAGGGAAGCCCCGCGGCAGAGGCCGGCTTGGAGATGGGCGACGTGATTCAGCAAATGGACCGCAAAGCCGTCAACAACGTCGAGGAATTCCGTACGGGACTCTCCGCACACACTTCGGACCAACCAGTGCTGCTGCTCGTGAATCGCGAAGGACATACGCTGTTCGTCGCGGTTGAACCGAGATAG
- a CDS encoding response regulator transcription factor produces MNSKIRIVICDDHTLFVEGVKAMLRNESSLEIVGEARDGRQAVEMVQQHKPDVILMDVSMPDMNGFDATRRVHEFNAGVKVLMLTMHDEEELVARCLEAGAAGYIMKDAPASQLLYAIETVQKGERYLSPNVLKKVVDGYVKNTNRPQTSYDRLTMREREVLKLLAEGLTVKEIAVRLDLSVKTVEVHKHNLMKKIDVHDRSELIKYAIQKKLIAV; encoded by the coding sequence GTGAATAGCAAGATCCGTATCGTCATCTGCGACGACCACACCCTCTTTGTCGAAGGTGTCAAAGCCATGCTCCGTAACGAGTCATCCCTCGAAATCGTGGGGGAAGCCCGGGACGGACGCCAGGCCGTCGAAATGGTGCAGCAGCATAAACCCGATGTCATTCTGATGGACGTGTCGATGCCCGACATGAACGGCTTCGATGCAACGCGTCGTGTTCATGAATTCAATGCCGGCGTGAAGGTCCTGATGCTCACGATGCATGATGAGGAAGAACTCGTCGCGCGCTGCCTCGAGGCCGGCGCCGCAGGGTACATCATGAAGGATGCGCCCGCATCGCAACTCCTTTACGCCATTGAAACGGTTCAGAAAGGTGAGAGGTATCTCAGCCCGAATGTCCTGAAGAAGGTTGTCGATGGCTATGTCAAAAATACCAACCGCCCCCAGACCAGCTACGATCGCCTGACGATGCGTGAGCGGGAGGTCCTGAAGCTTCTGGCGGAAGGGTTGACGGTTAAGGAAATTGCGGTCCGCCTCGATCTCAGCGTGAAGACGGTCGAAGTGCACAAGCACAATCTGATGAAGAAAATCGATGTGCACGACAGGTCCGAACTCATCAAATACGCCATTCAAAAAAAATTGATCGCTGTTTAA
- a CDS encoding HAMP domain-containing sensor histidine kinase — translation MARIILILDNKENRRLLSEFLGAYHSIGEHEAGQPLEEAFDLCVIDDPNLTRFRQELEGRRDAEQPGILPVLLVTHRPDVWSRIPYLWQLVDESIMVPVAKVELQSRVEILLRARRISLDLKLRNEDLEAFIQAMSHDLRASLRAVTMFAEALSTGEKERFSEDGRQDLDRIRWAAQEMRELIDSLLNFSRLGRGEVRYEPIDLKVYIETCLRNLQAEINNRHAHIKVKGRARTVQADPTLLKIALTNLLSNAIKFVPEGVEPEITVSACVKHDLCRIEINDNGVGISQADQQRIFMPFVRIYSEQEFPGIGLGLPSVRKAVELMGGRVGVESRPGQGSRFWIELAM, via the coding sequence ATGGCGCGCATCATCTTAATCCTCGACAACAAAGAAAACCGGCGACTGCTGAGCGAGTTTCTGGGCGCGTACCATTCCATCGGAGAACATGAAGCCGGCCAGCCGCTGGAAGAGGCGTTCGATCTTTGCGTCATCGACGATCCCAATTTAACCCGCTTCCGGCAGGAACTCGAAGGAAGGCGCGACGCCGAGCAGCCGGGCATTCTGCCGGTTCTGCTCGTTACCCATCGTCCGGACGTCTGGTCCCGGATCCCGTATCTGTGGCAGCTGGTCGACGAATCGATCATGGTGCCGGTCGCGAAGGTCGAACTCCAGTCGCGCGTCGAGATTCTGCTGCGGGCCCGCCGCATTTCTCTCGACCTGAAGCTGAGAAACGAGGATCTCGAGGCCTTTATTCAGGCGATGTCGCACGATCTGCGGGCTTCGCTGCGCGCCGTCACGATGTTCGCCGAAGCGCTCTCCACAGGAGAAAAAGAGCGGTTTTCCGAAGACGGCAGGCAGGATCTGGATCGGATCCGGTGGGCGGCCCAGGAGATGAGGGAGCTGATCGACTCCCTCCTGAACTTTTCCCGGCTGGGACGAGGAGAAGTCCGCTATGAACCGATCGATCTGAAGGTGTATATCGAAACATGCCTGAGAAATCTGCAAGCCGAGATCAACAACCGGCACGCGCATATCAAAGTCAAGGGGAGGGCGCGCACCGTTCAAGCCGACCCGACTTTGCTGAAGATCGCATTGACGAATCTCCTGTCCAATGCGATCAAGTTCGTGCCTGAAGGAGTGGAGCCCGAAATTACGGTTTCCGCGTGCGTGAAACACGACCTTTGCCGGATCGAGATCAACGATAACGGGGTCGGTATTTCCCAGGCCGATCAGCAGAGGATTTTCATGCCGTTTGTCCGTATTTATTCGGAGCAGGAGTTTCCGGGGATCGGGCTCGGACTCCCTTCCGTCCGCAAAGCCGTTGAATTGATGGGCGGCCGGGTCGGGGTCGAGTCCCGGCCAGGGCAGGGAAGCCGGTTCTGGATCGAGCTGGCCATGTAA